The Eriocheir sinensis breed Jianghai 21 chromosome 33, ASM2467909v1, whole genome shotgun sequence DNA window CCTTTCCAGCCTGTCAGATGAGGATGTTAAGGATATGTAACCCGTTCTCGCatcttatctttttatttcgttACCCAGGATCACTTTCAAGTaaatctttccttatctctccacaACTTTGCTCCTTCATAACTCTGCAAAGCCACATATTCCTCTTTTCCAGCCTCTATGATTCCTATTTCATGAACTGCCAAAGAGGGGTAACTAGGGATAGGCCTACCACGTAACCCATTCTCGCATTTTTCGTCACCCGGATGACTACTTTGGGCTGATCCTAATTACCTCCATGTCTTCGCGCCTCTTCTAGCGTTTTTACTCCTCATTATTCACATCTTCATCCTTCCCAGCCTCTGTTTCCTTGTTCATGATTTAACTGCCAGGGGAGAATAACTAGGGATACAGACCGTCGATCCTTGCATCTGTCACCCAGAGCAGTAGCCTACATTCTACTTTGGGTTATCTTTATGTCTTTGAGCCTTTTccagcatttttttatttttcgttattcACACATCCATCCTTTTCAGGCTCTGTTTCCTATTTCACGTACTGCCAGTGTAGGATAAGTAAGTATTCTGGCCATCTCATATATCCCtgatcttttcttatctttccctgCACCTCTTCCACCATTTTTGTTTCTCAGTAGCCACAAATTCACTCTTTCCAGCCAAGTTTCCTACCATATAACCTATAGGTATAGTAACAGCGGAGGATATGGGTGTGTATTATTATGATCTACATTGCCCGGCTCTCCTTCAATCACCACTGAGAACGTGTTATCTTGGCTTATCTCTACTCGCACGTCACAAGTTATTTTTTTCAGCTTACATTTCTTGTTCTGTGCAGTGCCAGTGAAAGATAACCAGGAACACTGCCATCCTCATATTCCTACTGGCCTAAAACGTGATAGTTATtgcttatatttctttattttcatgttacATCGCCTAGCTGTTATCACTTCTTTTTGCCTCTTAGAAACCCAATTAATCTTTTAGTTTCTTATTTCTTGCAGTGCCAACAGTGGATAACTAGGGAAGTGGCCGTCCTTGCATTTCTCAGTAACCCAGAGCATGATGTTGAAGGCATATCTTCCTCCTGGCACTTCTTAATAACATTCAAGAAGCACAAGTGTATCTTTCTCAGCCTCTGTTTCTCATTTCATGCAGTACCAATGGAAGATACAGAGGATTGTGGATGTATCTGGGGCTATTAcccgtccttctttccctcgttcttACCTGGTTCTCTTACTTGTCTGAGGGGCTCCCCAAACCTCATCGGTTAGACCACGATAAGGGCTGTAAAGGATGCTTCATTCTGCTGATGCACCTTGCTGTTAACCTCTGGACTTTTTGGTCTAGCTGACTGTAATAAAAATAAGTCACAAACATAACCTGCATTCTATACAtacgaataagaaaagaaaaaacatgagCGAATAATATTATGAGCAATAAATATACATACTTTTGTGTACATGGATGTGTTAATTGGTTCTTAACCACCACAGACTTAAGTAACAGACATGAAAGTCAATGCAACTCCCTGCTATTGTGTATGGCCTCGAATCTACACAGATATATATAAGTAGACTACAAGAGGTCAGatggcctacacatggcagctcctgagaaTGAAATATTCAccatcttccttccccattcatAAATGTTTAACTTCCTTTTAAAACCTTCAACTGTATTTGCATCAGCTTTTTGATTATCCGTTCATTTTGTTCCACTCACCCTCTACACTCTTATTCAGTGACCGAGTAAGAATgaatttattttgttaatatattctCCATTTCACTGACTGATGGTAAAGGACTTTCTAATGTATAGTCAATAATgtatattaaaaatatatataatttcaatAATTTTACAAGGCATTGCAGTAATAAATATGACATACATATCTACAAGTAACTTTCACaattatgaatatttacaatggTAAACATGCTTCATATGCATGCATATCACTCACAATCAGGTCACTGCTGTGTACATTTCAtataaaatgataaatgaaaataaatatttctCCCTGAATAAAAGTACAGGACTTTAATGAATGTTCAGTCTTGTCATTGGCAATACATTGTAGCTTACAGCTTGACGTCATTATTTCACTGGAAGGAAAGAGTCGGGTTTATTTACACCCCAGATCAACAAACTCTGTCCTTGCCTGTGTGACAGCAGTAAATGACTCTGCTTCACACTACCAGTCACTGTCCCTCACATGCCTTCCCTCTCTTAGTACTGGTGGCCAGGTGACATACGGTCTTCCACACCAGCTCTAAGGATGGTGCCAGGAGTTGTGTTCCCTTGAGCAATGATGAAGGAACCATCACCAAGAGGGTGGGCATGGGCCACCAAGCTTGCTGCCATTGCCTGTTCATCGGCCACCTGCTGTTGGTCTGAAGCTTGGGTGCCAAGTTGCATCTTGTGTTTCCGCCACATGTGGGCCTTCAGGTTACCCTTGGTCTCTGAGGCATAGTCACACCGTGGGCACGAGAATGGCTTCTCACCAGTGTGGATGCGGACGTGGACATTGAGGGTCTCTTTACGCTTAAAACTTTTGTTGCAAAATTCACAATGGTACTGTGGCTTAGTCTCATGGACCATGTTGACGTGTTTCTTGAGGGCCATGGCACCACGCATTACCTTTCCACAGATCTGACATGCCACCTCCAGCTTGCGGTCCTCGTGCTGCCTCTCGTGCATGTTCAGCTTCCACTTCTTGCTGAACGTCTCCCCGCAGTGACTACAGATGAAGATCCCACCAGTGTCTCCAACCTGTATGTCGTGCAGACTGTACTTGTGTCTTGCCAGAGACTTGGAGTTGGACATCTGTTTGTTGCACAGCTCACATATGAGGTTCCGTTTGATGCACTGTCGGTCAGGGCAGACGGGATTATCAGGGCTGATGGGGAGTGTGAGGTCTTCCCCTTTGCATTCCTTCTTGCGGCAGAAGTTACATCCTTTGGCTAGGAACACGGCAAGGCACAGAGGGAGGGTTCCCCGCTCCTCCACCTGGTCCACCATGATGTGCATGATGAGCTCCTCGTGGAATGACGGGTTCACATAAAGCTCAAGGTCAGACACGGCCCTGCGCTTCAAATCTGTGCTGACCTGCTGGAAGCATGCTCGGGTCAGTGCACTGCTTGACCCTGTGAGAAGGTCATCACCCCCTCCTGCCATCCTGTTCACAAGGTCGTCAAGGTCCTGAGGTGTGGACGAGTCGTCAGGTAACACATCACCTTCAAGGAGGGGAGGCATGAGAGTGTCCTTGCTCCCAGCCCCTGCGCCTCCACCCCCTCCATCTGAACGCCCTCCAGCCTTCTTCTCCATGCGTATCCTATATCGGTACATTGCTATCATGTGGACATACTTTGAGATGTGCTGTGGATCAATCTGGTGGTAGTTGATGATTTGCATGTCCCCTAGTGTTATGGTCTCCACCTCCTGCATGAAAGAGTCTCCAATGGAAGCCTTGTTGTAAGCCTCGTCTATCATGGGGTTTCCGGTGTGGGTGACCAGCACCTCCACGGTGAAGCCACAACCCTCACTCTCACCGGTCTCCTGTTGGTGCATCAGGTTGTTTTTCTCCAACACATCGTTCATCACCTCCGAGAAGAATTTTGTCAGATCATTCTGGTCAAACAGCTTAGTGAGTAGGATGTCAGCATGCCAGAGTGTAATGATGTGCTGGGAGGTGCGAGCAATGTGTAGTGTTGAGGCTGAAGGGTCAAACAACTCCTCAATCTTGCCAAGGAATGGTGTCAGCGCACTGTCCACAATCTTCTGGACCGATACCTGAGAATATGAATTTGAGTTACAAAGGGGACAGCTCTTTGGATTGAGTAGAGCAAAAatcttttcatttcctcagtgcccctcctcttactgacagtctcctacctcttataTTCCATTGTAATGATGTCTCTCTATCTTCTGTCTATATTTCCATGCTTCCAGCTTTTGATTGGAAAGTAATCAATCATATATTGTGGTGAAACATTCCCAGCCACTCAAAATTAACTCCAGTTATTTTCCACCATATGTGTCTTTATAGCCgtcgcacgtgtgtgtgtgtgtgtgtgtgtgtgtgtgtgtgtgtgtgtgtgtgtgtgtgtgtgtgtgtgtctctctctctccccctgtaaTGCCAACATTGTTACCAGAGATTGCCGAGGATCGCGtaaatcaggaaggataggatattaatgatcactatcgtttgtttttatacaatagtaaaaaatatttcctagatatcgatgataaaatattaaaaaattgacaaatatttgtcaaaaatctaaatcaacttcataCAATAGCTAGAATAGCGtacatatttcctttttcatactttcataaactgaataaaaagggtagacttaaataaatgcctaaaataagaagttaagataacttttttctttaccatgtcctatataccaaaagaaagaggaaaaataaagatatttatgagcaaataattaagttattacttatttgaaattattacttaaagaatgcctaaaataggtgtttcttataatcattattttataaaaaatattaattattattataagtattattgatcggatgatcggaatgaagTGCttggaacagcagtacttaaaaaatgatcagatgatcggaatcggatcaatTGCCCAAAGGGATCGGATGATcagggatcggaacagcaaaaaagtgatcggtgcccaccactgtaaTGAACACAAAACATGTAAATTTACTATAATACATTGTTTGGCAACCTTTGCCAACTGTCCTGTGTTACCCCGGGGTGTTGTCCTGAATTACCCTGGGTTGCGGATGTGGCTGCCATTTGTTATTGTATTATGTATTGCGTAATGATCGGCTGTATAGTTTTTTCTCCACAGACCTTAGCAGGATCAACTTCGaaaacatgttaaaaaaaaaaataaataaataaataaaatcagaatTTTGTTCGAGAGTTCAAAAGAAACATTTTCATTTTTGGAGGGTCGACATATACAGCAAAAAGGCTGAAATTTATGACCTATATTAGAGATTTGGAAAAATCGAAGAGCCTTAGCCACTGAAGACGTTTAAAGCGCTGTCAGAAATTTGTCCTGTATTACCCTGGCTGTTCTGAATAGCCCCTCGCTACGGTAGTTTTCATGCTTTATAAAAATTGTTGCATGTGATTCTAAAGGCCTCTATTGAACACCCACCTTCATTTTGCCATGGACGTCTTCCCCACTCTCATGATCTGCcggcgccttcctcctcctccgcctctcctctcctcggaACACCTCCTCCCCCGCTGCCCCGTCCAACCCCCCACCAGTCTCCGAGAGCAGTGGCATCACCAAGTTCTCCAGGTTATCCTCTTCAGGGTCCCTCCGGATGCGTTTTTTGATGCGACGAggctccttttcttccacctgaAGGACACAGACCTTAGTATTACCTTAATGTGCTACGGTGGAGAAATAGCACACTCACAGGAGCTGGTACAGTAAGCCAAGAAAGCAAGTCTTACTCCAGAACATGAAGTAATATAGAAACAGTCTAAAGCATATGCCATTGTTATTTATAGTAATGTCCATCCTCTCTAGTTTTCAGTGATTCTCAGTTGTATGGTTTCAAAGGTGGCTAATGATTTGGCCAACTGTGAGTTGAGATTTTGCAGGCATGGTATAAGATGACTCATACAAAATGGTGCAAAGATTTCAACATAGTGCAAACATTTTTTTCATAGTAAAGGAGGTGTTTTTTCACCAAGTGgtggaagactacccacatgctgttgagatctatcaaccctaacttcagtgactggtcaagaggagcaccagggggcagcatggccaagcaagtcatataccatggcagccactataaatcaAACTGCATGAgacactaacaggctggggtccatccaccaggcccctaaagacAGTCTACTAGCACTATTGGtagcttaaaaaaaataataataaataaataaaaataaaaaaaattaaaggaaaaaagtctaTTAAGACATTGATGCTTAAAATTTCCTggcccttttttcccctctttttttcttcccttgactGCCTTCTCTggtgaaaaaacaaaagaatcaaCAATTTACAGCTAACATTATATCAAGACATGACTTATTTTTTCTGATTCAAACATTTTGCAGACATGATATAAGAAGGACTTTCCACACTTCAGTGCCTCAGCTATATCAAGCAGACATGACACAATAAAAGAGAGCTATAAGAAGAATGCAgctccacctcacctccctcccagCCACCTCCTGGTCATACAGCTCCAGCCCCTCCTTCATCTCAAACAGGTTGAGGACCTTTCTGATGGAGGCTGTCCCCTTGCCCCATAAGGTGCTCATGGAACCTGCAGACAAAGATTAGTGGCAATGATGAGAGGAACCAGAAAGTGTTGTTTTTCAGATTTCTCTTTTATGGTAAAGGACACcgatcaaaaacaaaaaaaagataacaaatatGCTCTCAATATGCTACTCCCATGACGAAAGACAGAAGATGCAAAAGTTTACTGATCATATTTAGTtcagaggtgttttgatacttccctcttgaaTTGTCTCTTTCCCATGTATCGAAAAACATCTACTATATACAGATAATCCAACAAACATATAAATATTTTTCACCTGTGTACATGTATGACACCACAGCATCCACAACATCAAAATTTACATCAATTGGTAAAGTGAAGCGACAGAACTGGTAAAGATACTTGAGCTTCTTCCTTCTTAGATACATCTGCCGGTAGAAGTAAGGACTGCGGGCCACCAGGATGGCACGGTGGGcctgggaggggaaaggaaattaTTGGCTGGCCGGACTGACACTGTATAAACCACAAGAAGCTTAAAGAGAGACATGAAAGACAAAACTATCAttgaacaaatagaataaaacagacCACAGTGGAGGATGTTCATGCAAAATAGCAACCCCATCAAATttgaaataataatgagaagactGACACTGCCTAATCATTTATAAAGATTCACCTAAAGACTTCTCATCCAGGAAAGTGTACAGAGTGGTAACATGGAAAGTATACTATCAACAAACCTCTCTACCACTTGCATATCCATTCTGCTCCTTGTTTATGTAAAGAGAACCAAAGAATAACTATGCCATTTAACAATCATTATTTTGACTACACAGCATTCAACTTTGTAGTACCAGACATCAGAGCCCCCCTAAAATCCTCCACATTTCCATGCACCATTTGCCTCTTCTTATACAATCATAATACATGTACACAAGTACTGCTCCTCACTCACATATACCATCTGCCTCTTGTCCATGTCCACAAGCGCAGTGTTGCAGTCGATGCGGAGTTGCCTCATCTGCTCCAGCGTGTTGCCCAGGGACGGGTCGCTGAACTGGGGGAAGGACGGCTCTGAGGCCACATCCTCCAGCCCATCTGTGGCCCCACCGTCATCCCaggtaggaggtggaggtggttgggCCTTGCGGGGCCGCCCTAGCCGCCCTGGGATGCGCTCCACAGGGGAGTGATTGAGAGGGTCCCTTGGCCCATAGCCCACTACCTGTTTGGGCATTTCCTCTCTTTAACTGAACTGTGAGGTATCTTAATTTTATGAACCATAAATGCTTTTTACTTTAGTTACACTGAAtacttgaacttaatattaatctTATTCATAACCTGCATGGTTAAATTACAGTGAGGGATGAATAAACTTGTCTATCTGTCCATCCCTCTATCTGTATTGGTTAGCCCAGGTCAGGGGAGTCAATAATGGACTAGGAAGACCTTTAGGGTATTTTCCTGGTGGAGTAAGGAGGTGAGAGTTGAGTCAAGAGGAAGATCATAGAAGGCTTACAGTGAAGTAGTGAAAAATGACCTGTAGATTCAGGACCTGACATATAGGCTGCTAAAGGTCGAGGAGAAGGGATGATTACCTAACAGAATCTAAAACTGCATTACACAACAATGACTCTCAAAACATAAAAGATTTATCGCTTTCTGAAAATTGGCATGTGTGACCTTGTGATTCTAAAGGACTTATTTTAGCTAAGTTCATACAAAGAGGGAAGTTTACTTACCTTGACATCGTCCGTTTCATCAATGAGAACAGTGACTTGCTCAATTTTGAACGGCTTCTCTCCGTCATGATCTTTCTTGATCTTGTTGAGGTCAATGAGGGTGGCATTGGGTGCTAGCTTGGTGACGGAGCCAGGCGGGGGCTGGATGGCAGGCGGAAGGGGCTGTCCATTGGGGCCCAGCGGTGTTCCATCCGCTGCAGTGTTGAACAATGGCTGGATGTGGGTTGTGTTGTCAAGGCCTGATGCACTGTTGCTGCCAGAGGACtgaaagaaatgaggaataagGTTTGCAGTCAGGGAATATTTCAACACTGCAAGATCGTGTGATTCATAGTCTGGGAAATGCTGCCTAAAAACTGCATGATGAAAAAATGCTGCCagagaactaaaagaaaagaCTTGCAGTGCAAGAAAATATCAACACTGAAAGATTGCAAAATAAGTTTAGTAAGATTAGTAAGCTAACAAAATGGTGCCTtacaacaaaaagagaagagaaaaaaggaaaaaaagataaaggttaGCTGTCCAGGAAgattttttcacacaccattCACAATTTAGGAAAATGTTGCCTAAGAATTCTAAGAAGAGAATTCGCTACACGGTCTTGAATAAAATATCTACACTTTAAGACGATTAGATTAGCAGACTGGCAAAATGTTGCCAGAGAAttcaagaagaggaaaatgacatCAAAAGTCAAGGAAAATTTCATCCCTACAAGATTTTGAGATTAGTACCTACACAAGGGGAGAATACTTATgggtataatttttttcatataaaaaagaaaaaaaatgtgtatcttttgttgcccatgagctgtcttcttcactgtaaaaaaataaaaataaaaatagcaaaaaaaaatctGCCTTCACCTGGTTGGGAATTGGGTTGAAGAGGTTTGGGTTGGGGTCCGGGTTGTTGCGTGTGGGCGCCCCGGCCGGGAAGTGCCTCTGACAAGCATGGACTGCCACCCGGCCGTCCTCCAGGCACAGAAGCTTCAGCCACCTCCTGTGTGcttccttgtccttgttcttcttggcTGAATACACAACCACAcctggaaaaaaaattaagatggtAAAGATTGCTCAGCCTTTTCTATTAGTGGATTTACATCATTTACATAATTGATTAGATCCTTTCTCACCATGATTGAGGCTGGAAAGATGAGTTTTgacaggaaagatgaagagaagtggATAGTGTTAAAGAAAATAGTTTACTCAATGGGTTAATGTTACACCCACACTTACTGGAGGATGAGGCACCACATCCTGGCACATGACATCGCCGCGACACCACCCGCAGCTCCC harbors:
- the LOC127006667 gene encoding uncharacterized protein LOC127006667, coding for MSLNGELRVVSRRCHVPGCGASSSSVVVYSAKKNKDKEAHRRWLKLLCLEDGRVAVHACQRHFPAGAPTRNNPDPNPNLFNPIPNQSSGSNSASGLDNTTHIQPLFNTAADGTPLGPNGQPLPPAIQPPPGSVTKLAPNATLIDLNKIKKDHDGEKPFKIEQVTVLIDETDDVKVVGYGPRDPLNHSPVERIPGRLGRPRKAQPPPPPTWDDGGATDGLEDVASEPSFPQFSDPSLGNTLEQMRQLRIDCNTALVDMDKRQMVYAHRAILVARSPYFYRQMYLRRKKLKYLYQFCRFTLPIDVNFDVVDAVVSYMYTGSMSTLWGKGTASIRKVLNLFEMKEGLELYDQEVAGREVEEKEPRRIKKRIRRDPEEDNLENLVMPLLSETGGGLDGAAGEEVFRGEERRRRRKAPADHESGEDVHGKMKVSVQKIVDSALTPFLGKIEELFDPSASTLHIARTSQHIITLWHADILLTKLFDQNDLTKFFSEVMNDVLEKNNLMHQQETGESEGCGFTVEVLVTHTGNPMIDEAYNKASIGDSFMQEVETITLGDMQIINYHQIDPQHISKYVHMIAMYRYRIRMEKKAGGRSDGGGGGAGAGSKDTLMPPLLEGDVLPDDSSTPQDLDDLVNRMAGGGDDLLTGSSSALTRACFQQVSTDLKRRAVSDLELYVNPSFHEELIMHIMVDQVEERGTLPLCLAVFLAKGCNFCRKKECKGEDLTLPISPDNPVCPDRQCIKRNLICELCNKQMSNSKSLARHKYSLHDIQVGDTGGIFICSHCGETFSKKWKLNMHERQHEDRKLEVACQICGKVMRGAMALKKHVNMVHETKPQYHCEFCNKSFKRKETLNVHVRIHTGEKPFSCPRCDYASETKGNLKAHMWRKHKMQLGTQASDQQQVADEQAMAASLVAHAHPLGDGSFIIAQGNTTPGTILRAGVEDRMSPGHQY